One Fictibacillus halophilus genomic window, TTGCATTATTTCGTTATATCAATCCTACTAAGGAGATTCGTATATCAGGTGGGCGCGAGGTGAACTTAAGAAGTCTACAGCCACTCGGTTTATACGCAGCGAACTCCATTTTCGTAGGAGACTACCTTACGACGAGAGGGCAAGAGTCAACTGCAGACCATAAGATGCTAGAAGATATGGGCTTTGAAATTGATCGTACTCCTGTTATGGCACCATAGTTTTTTGTTAAAGATTGAAAAGCCACTCGAAGCTTTGTACAATAGGGAGTATTCTATTGTACATAGTGGGAGTGGTTTTTTTTGGAAAAATGGCAAAGATGGATGGAGAAAGTAAACTGGGCAGAGCTCATGCTATCGGCTGGTCTATGGGCGGCTAAGTTTTTATTAATCATCGTCATGTTCTTGGTTATCCGTTCTATCGGTAGAAGGGTGATCAACCGAATGTTTGATAAAGCGGCAACACATAGAAAGATGTCATCAGGAAGAATTATTACGCTACAAAAGCTTGTGGTCAACCTATTTTCATACGTTTTAATCTTTGTTTTTGCTGGTATCTTGTTTAAACAATTTGGACTTGAAATTGGTACACTTATTGCTGGTGCAGGGGTAGTCGGATTAGCCATAGGTTTTGGAGCGCAGGGACTCGTAAGTGATGTTGTAACGGGATTCTTCATCCTGCTAGAAAAACAGATGGAAGTTGGAGACTATGTAACGATTGGCGGTGTAGATGGAATTGTAGAAGAAGTGGGTTTAAGAACAACTCACATACGCGCGTTTGATGGCACACTTAATTATATGCCGAACCGTGAGATCAGTACGATTGCGAACCATACACGTGGTAATATGCGTGCGCTCGTTGATATTGGGATCGCATATGAAGAAAATATAGATAAGGCTCTCGTAGTACTTCAAGATGCTTGTGATAAGGTTAAAGAAAATAACCCGAGTATTATGGAAGGGCCGAACGTGTTAGGTGTTCATATGCTAGGATCTTCCGACGTTGTTATTCGTATTATTTCTAAGACGATAAACGGAGAACAATGGGCGGTAGAAAGAGAATTGCGTAAAGCACTAAAAGAAGCTTTAGACGCAAACGGCATCGAGATTCCATATCCTCATCAAGTAAACGTAGAAAAAGGAGCATAAGAAAAGCCGGGAAAGTGCTTCCCGGCTTTTTCTTTAATTCTTTTCAATATTTTGTTTTGATAAATAATCGCTTACACTCTTCAGTTTTGTTTTATGTGCCATAATGTAAAGAATATCGTGAGCGTGAATCTCTGTTCTCCCTGTTGGTGTGATCAATTCATCGCCTCGAATCATTGCACTTACAGTAGATTCATTTGGTAAGGAAATTTCCTCAAGTGTCTGTCCGATGATTTTTGCATGTTCGGGTACAAAAAATTCTACGATTTCTGCGTTGGCTTTCCCCATCGAAACAAGTTCCAATACATGTGGAGAAGTAGGTTTTTCTTTTTCCGTTAACTTTAATTTCTGAGCTACCCAAGGAATAGTTGATCCTTGTATGAGAGCGGATGTAAGAACAACGAAGAAAACAAGATTAAAGAGCAACTGGCTGTTCTCTACTCCCTCGATGAGTGGGAACGTAGCAAGAACAATAGGAACAGCTCCACGAAGACCAGACCACGAGATGAATAATTTTTCGTTTAATGAGAAAGCAGAAGTAGGCATACTTAGGAAGACACCTATTGGACGTGCGATGACAATAAGTACGAAAGAGATTATTAGCCCTTTTAGCATAATATCAACATGAAACAGCTCACTCGGAAAAACAAGTAAACCTAAGATCGCAAACATTAAAATCTGCATCATCCAAGCGAAACCTTCGTTAAATCGTACGATTGAGTTTCTGTATGTAAGGTGACTGTTCCCCATAAACACAGCTGCAACATATACAGCAAGCAGTCCACTTGCTCCAGCAAGCATCGTAATCCCATATGTCAGGATAGCAAAAGAAAGAGCAAATACGGGATACAGTCCACTTGATTCAAGTCGTATACGGTTAATGGCATAAACGGCAAACTTACCAAAGAAATAGCCAAAAACAGCTCCCATCCCCATCTGCCAAAAGAATGATAGAACAAGTCCTGTAATGGAAGTTGAGTCTTTTGTGAGCAACTCAATAAATGTGATTGTTAAAAATACAGCCATCGGATCATTGGAACCAGATTCTGCTTCAAGAGTTGAAGAAAGTTTTTCTTTAACATTTTTTCCGGCTAAAACAGAGAATACTGCAGCAGCATCTGTGGATCCAACGATCGAACCGAACAAAAATGCTTCTAGCCAATTAACATCTAATAACAACTTAACGGATACAGCAACAACGGCTGTTGTTAGAAATACACCAAACGTTGCGAGTGATAGTGAAGTGGCTAAGATGGGTCTTACGCTATTCCATTTTGTCTGAAGTCCACCTTCAAATAAAATAATAATAAGAGCAATTACTCCGACCAGCTGACTTAAGTGCGGGTCATCAAAATAAATAAAATTAAGGCCATCACTTCCTACAAGCATTCCAATTCCAATAAAAAGAACAAGAGCAGGTACACCAAAGCGAGAAGAGAACTTCGTAGTAACTACTCCTAGCAAGAGTAGAATCGCGAGTAATAAGATAAAATAATCTACGTTTAATCCACCTTCAAACATAACAACTCTCCTTTATCTATTCGTTATGACGAGATTGTTTAACTACACAATTTTTAAGCAAATCTTTTTACAGTATCGACGACAATTATTGTCTTGAAACAATTGACATTTTAACCAAAAGCGGGTAATCTTGACGGAAGATAGTGGTTGTAAAATTACATCACCTTCGTCATTTTTTTACATAAACTATTATGGGAAGTTTTTTCTCCATCATTTCAGGGTAAGTAAAATGTTGAAGAGATTTACAGGAGGGATTGAACGTGTCAGCGGACCATCTAAAAAGAGAAAACTTAATTGCTGATCTATTGTTACATAATATCTATAAGACAGCAGATGGACGTCATTTATACGAGCTTTCTTTGCAGGATCTTGAACAACAATTAAAGGATTTACTTTCCCCGCCTGCACAAGAAAAAGCAACTTAAATTAGGTTGAGTGATAAATGGTATAACTTTAAACTGGCTCTTCGCCAGTTTTTATTTTGCAAGTTTCAGTCATTTTTAAACTAACACAAAAGAAAGAAGACTTCACACTGGAAGTCTTCTTTCTTTTGACTTAATTATCTTTAGAAACATCTTCATCCCAAGCTTCTGTGTTTTTGAGTCCAATACTAGATGGACGGAAAATGGGATCTTTTCCTTCTTTCTTTTGTTTCAAGTAGTCACCAAGTGCATCAAAGGCAATTTTTCCAAGAAGTGAAATAGCGATTAAGTTGATGATTGCCATAAGCCCCATGAACAAATCTGCTAAACTCCATACAAAATCTAATGATGCAACAGCTCCGTAGCCTACCATTGCAACAACAGTTGCT contains:
- a CDS encoding mechanosensitive ion channel family protein, whose translation is MEKVNWAELMLSAGLWAAKFLLIIVMFLVIRSIGRRVINRMFDKAATHRKMSSGRIITLQKLVVNLFSYVLIFVFAGILFKQFGLEIGTLIAGAGVVGLAIGFGAQGLVSDVVTGFFILLEKQMEVGDYVTIGGVDGIVEEVGLRTTHIRAFDGTLNYMPNREISTIANHTRGNMRALVDIGIAYEENIDKALVVLQDACDKVKENNPSIMEGPNVLGVHMLGSSDVVIRIISKTINGEQWAVERELRKALKEALDANGIEIPYPHQVNVEKGA
- a CDS encoding potassium/proton antiporter, which gives rise to MFEGGLNVDYFILLLAILLLLGVVTTKFSSRFGVPALVLFIGIGMLVGSDGLNFIYFDDPHLSQLVGVIALIIILFEGGLQTKWNSVRPILATSLSLATFGVFLTTAVVAVSVKLLLDVNWLEAFLFGSIVGSTDAAAVFSVLAGKNVKEKLSSTLEAESGSNDPMAVFLTITFIELLTKDSTSITGLVLSFFWQMGMGAVFGYFFGKFAVYAINRIRLESSGLYPVFALSFAILTYGITMLAGASGLLAVYVAAVFMGNSHLTYRNSIVRFNEGFAWMMQILMFAILGLLVFPSELFHVDIMLKGLIISFVLIVIARPIGVFLSMPTSAFSLNEKLFISWSGLRGAVPIVLATFPLIEGVENSQLLFNLVFFVVLTSALIQGSTIPWVAQKLKLTEKEKPTSPHVLELVSMGKANAEIVEFFVPEHAKIIGQTLEEISLPNESTVSAMIRGDELITPTGRTEIHAHDILYIMAHKTKLKSVSDYLSKQNIEKN
- a CDS encoding Fur-regulated basic protein FbpA encodes the protein MSADHLKRENLIADLLLHNIYKTADGRHLYELSLQDLEQQLKDLLSPPAQEKAT